CCATCAGAAACGCCGATTTGGTAAAAACATTATCCAGACCTTATACAACACCGTTTCCGGAAAAAAAATAGCTTTCCTGGGCTGGGCATTTAAAAAAGATACAAATGATACCCGTGAATCTGCAGCAATATATGTGGCTGATGATTTATTAAGCGAGCGCGCAGAAATTGCGGTTTACGATCCGAAGGTATCGGAAGATCAGATTTTCTCTGATCTGGATTATCTGGAAACAAGATCGGAAGCAATGAACAGAGCCGGATTAACGGTTGACAATGATCCTTATGCTGTTTGCAATGGTGCTCATGCTATTGCGATATTAACGGAATGGGATGAATTTAACACGTATGACTGGCAGCGCATTTATGATAATATGTTAAAGCCGGCATTTATTTTTGACGGAAGAAACCTTCTTGACAAGGAAAAATTAACCCGGATAGGATTTATATATCAGGGAATAGGTTCCTAAAAATACTATAGCGCCTATTAAAAAAGCCTTTCTTTTAACTAAAAGAAAGGCTTTTTTGATGTTATGATATTGGTGTATTTTATTGATATATAGAAAAGTAGTATAAAAATTTTAAGAAATTGGTTTTGTTAAAAAATAACGAGTACTTTTGTTGCTCACAATTGCTGTTATGTTAGAATCATTAATTACTTCGAAAACCCGGTTAAGATTGCTTGTTAAGTTTTTTATTAACGCAGCAAATCAGGGACATTTACGCGGTTTGGCCGAAGAATTCAGTGAATCGACCAATGCGATACGAAAAGAACTGAATAACCTTTCTGAGGCCGGTTATCTGGAAAAGGAAGCGATCCGGAATACTATTTCTTACAGGGCCAACATCAAACACCCGCTGTTTTTATTACTGCAAAGCGTGGTGCGGAAGACCATCGGACTGGATACCATCGTGGCTACAATTCTGGAACGGATGGGAGAAGTTCAAAAAGTTTATCTGGTAGGCGATTATGCCGAAGGAAGGGATTCCGGAACGATAGAAGTAGTTATTGTGGGGGAAGTGCTGAATGAGGAATATGTTGAGCAATTGGCATTTAAGATAGAAGGAGAAATAAAGCGAAAAGTGAAATTTATACTTTCCAAAGATTATAGGGAAGAAGGGTTGTTGCTGTTTGGAAACGAATTGTAAATTTTGTTTTCAGGGCAGGCAATTGTTTGGGTAAAATTGCGTTAAGTAGAACTGAATTAATAGGAATTAAACGAATAAAAATAATGGATAGAATACTAATTACTGGCGGGGCTGGATTTATAGGCTCAAATTTGGTAGAGTACTTTTTAGGTAAAAACTACCATGTTACCTGCCTGGATAATTTTGCAACAGGTCATCGCCATAATATTGCACCTTTTCTGGAAAATCCTGATTTTAATTTAATTGAAGGTGATATCAGGGATTTGGCGACCTGTCATAAAGCTGTAGAAAATGTGGATTTTGTACTGCATCAGGCAGCATTAGGCTCGGTGCCGCGTTCTATTAATGATCCTGTTACCAGTAATGCAGTAAATGTATCCGGATTTTTAAATATGTTGGTTGCTTCAAGAGATGCAGGTGTAAAGCGATTTGTTTATGCAGCGAGCTCTTCTACTTACGGGGATTCGGAAGCTTTGCCAAAAGTGGAAGATAAGATCGGGAAACCATTATCTCCTTATGCCATTACAAAATATGTAAACGAGCTTTATGCAGATATTTTCAGCAAAACGTATGGTCTGGAAACGATAGGATTACGCTATTTTAATGTGTTCGGAAGAAGACAGGATCCAAATGGTGCCTATGCAGCTGTGATTCCAAAATTTGTAATGCAGTTTATGCAGCATGAAAGCCCTGTTGTAAATGGTGACGGAGAATATTCCCGTGACTTTACCTATATCGATAATGTGATTCAGATGAATGAGCTGGCAATGACCACAAAATCACCGGAAGCCATTAATACGGTATACAATACGGCTTATGGTGACAGAACGACTTTAAAGCAGCTGATTCAGTATCTGAAAGAATTTTTATCGGAGTACGACCCGGAAATAGCCAATGTTGAGGTGGTATACGGACCGAACAGAGCTGGGGATATTCCGCATTCTCTGGCCAGTATTGAAAAAGCAAAAACAAAATTAGATTATAATCCGAAATTTTCAATCAGAGAAGGGCTTAAGGAAGCGGTTTCTTGGTATTGGAGTAATTTAAAATAATAAAATATCAGTTATAATGGATAATAAAATTGCAGTTATAGGTTTAGGTTATGTAGGCTTGCCATTGGCAAGATTATTTGCAACAAAGTATGCAGTTGTTGGTTTTGATATTAATAAGGCACGAATCGCTGAATTAAATTCGGGGCAGGACAGTACGCTTGAAGTGGATAGTGAAACACTTAAAGGAGTATTGGTAGCCAAAAATCACAACTCAAAAGGGTTGTATTGTTCTTCGGATTTAGAAGATATTAAAGATTGTAATTACTTTATTGTTACAGTGCCTACGCCTGTTGATAAACACAACAGACCGGATCTTACTCCTTTGTATAAAGCCAGTGAAACGGTGGGTAAAGTGCTGAAAAAAGGAGATATTGTTATCTATGAGTCAACCGTATATCCCGGAGTAACGGAAGAAGAATGCGTACCGGTACTGGAAAAAGTGTCCGGACTGAAATTCAATGTGGATTTTTTTGCAGGCTATTCGCCGGAGCGTATTAACCCGGGAGATAAGGAGCATACAGTAGAGAAAATCTTAAAGATAACCTCAGGATCTACTTTGGAAATCGGACAAAAGGTCGATGAACTATATAAAAATGTAATTATTGCCGGAACGCATCTGGCACCTACTATAAAGGTTGCAGAAGCAGCGAAAGTAATTGAAAACTCACAGCGTGATATCAACATTGCTTTTGTAAACGAACTGGCAAAGATTTTTAATATTCTGGAGATCGATACCCAGGCAGTTTTGACAGCAGCCGGAACAAAATGGAACTTTTTACCTTTCCGACCAGGATTGGTTGGCGGACATTGTATTGGTGTAGATCCTTATTATTTAGCGCAAAAAGCACAGGAAAAAGGATACCACCCGGAAATTATCCTTGCCGGTCGCCGTTTGAACGACAGTATGGGCGAATATGTAGCCTCACAGGTGGTAAAACTGATGATTAAAAAAGGAATACAGGTAAACGGAGCCAAACTGTTAATGATGGGTATTACGTTCAAGGAAAACTGTCCTGATGTACGTAATACTAAGATTGTTGATGTTATAGCAGCTTTAGCCGATTATGGTATTGAAGTGAGTATATATGATCCTTGGGCGAATCCGGCTGAGGTGAAGCACGAATATGGATTGGTTACCAGCAATGAATTACCATCGCAGCAATTTGATGCAGTCGTTTTAGGAGTAGCGCATAAGGAATTCTTAAATTCTAATCTGAATACTTTGCTAAAGGAAAACAGCCTGTTGTATGATGTGAAAGGAGTTCTGGAAGGTGAAGTGGATGGGAAGTTATAATTTTGTTAAACCTAATAGTTAAACAAATATATGATTACGACAAAAAGAGAATACAATTACTATCTAGAGCAGGATAGATTGGCTTCAAGTATCAATGGGAAAGGATTTTTGTATCAAATCAAGGCTTTTTTATTTCCCAATTATATTTGGAAGTTTATAAAACTTATGCGCAAATATGAATATCTTAAAAATTCCAATCAAGGACTGTTTGGAAAGATACAACTCATTTTTGTCAGGATAGCTTATAGGAGAATATCCCTTAAGTTAGGGTTTTCTATTCCGATAAATGTATTTGGACCAGGTTTGTCAATTCCACATTATGGAACTATAGTTGTCAATCCGGCGACAAAGGTTGGGAAAAACTGTCGTTTACATGTTGGGGTCAATATTGGAGCAAGTTCGGGAAGTTCAAAAGCTCCTGAAATTGGCGACAATGTATATATAGGACCAGGGGTCATAATGTATGGGGATATAACCATAGTAAACAATATAACCATAGGGGCTAATTCAACCGTAAATAAGAGTTTTACTGAAGAAGGGGTTGTTATAGCAGGTTCCCCGGCTAAAATTGTTAATACTCAGTTTCCAGTATGGTGGAAAAATAATCGATTGTCCTTATAAAACAGCATTAGTTTTATTAATGAAGTTATATGGAGTCAGCTTCATAATAATTTAAATTTAAAAAGAAGAATGAAATTTATAAAGCATATTGAGTAATAACGAAGATCAAACTCTGTTTTTTGATTGTAATTTGTAAATAAAAGCGATGTTTTATCTTTTATTTAATAGGGATTATAAGTAGAGTTGTTGATGTAGAATTGTAATTAAAATTTATTAAATGTCAAATCGTATTAATGTTAAAACAAGTAATACTGAACAGGTTTTTTGGGTTGCATTAGGTAGTTTAAGTACCCTGGGGCTTTCTATTGTAAGTGCAGCAATTCTGTCAAGATATCTGGATAAAGCAGAATATGGGACTTATAAACAAATACTATATGTTTATACTACTTTATTAATTGTTTTTTCTGCAGGTTTACCAAGAGTATATGCTTATTTTTTACCTAGATATAACTTAAATGAAGGCAAGGCAATTGTATGGAAGATAAGTAAGGTGTTGTTTCTGGCAGGAGTGTTGTTTTCGGTTTTTTTATTTTTATTTTCAGGTTGCATTGCGGATCTTTTAAAAAATGAAAGATTGGAGTATGGATTGAAGGTGTTTTCGCCAATGCCAATGTTATTATTACCAACATTAGGTATTGAAGGTATCTTTTCGACCTATAAAAAAACTTTATTTTTAGCAATTTATAATACTCTTTCAAGATTATTGATGCTGGTTTTTATAGTTGTTCCTGTTATCTTGATTAATGCGAATTATATTATCGCAATTTATGGATGGTTAATAGCTTCATTGATAATATTTGTGATGACTTATTTTTTTAAAGGAATACCGTTCAAAGGGGTGGAATCGAAGGAAGCTAAATTGGAGCTTAAAGAGATTCTCGCATATAGTTTGCCTCTCGTTTTCGCAAGTTTTTGGGGTATAGCTATTAAAGCAGCTGATGAATTTTATATCAGTCGTTTTTTTGGAGCAAATGTATTCGCCGAATTTTCGAATGGTTTTATCGAATTGCCTCTCGTATCTATGATAACTACAAGTACTTCAGTAGTTTTAATGCCTGTTTTTTCAAGGGTTATACATGAAAATAAGGGCGTTGAAGAATTAGTAGTTACATGGAAAAGCGTGTTAAACAAATCTGCAATGATTATCTATCCGATAGTTGTTTTTTTTATGTTTTTTTCTACGCAGGTAATGGTTATAATGTACTCTGATGTTTATTTTGAGTCCGGAAAATATTTCAGAATTAATATGATACTTAATTTTTTTAATATAATAATTTTCTTTCCATTAATGTTATCATTAGGAGCGACTAAATTTTATTCCGGATTACATGCCTTTATTGCAATTTTAGCTTGGATTGGCGGATACTTAATCATGATCATTTTTAATAACCCAATTTCACTCGCAATTTTTTCGGTATCATTATCAATATTAAAAGTGATGATTGCTTTAGTATATGTGAGTAAAAGATTAGAGATCAAAGTATATGAACTATTTCCTGTTTTTCAGATGCTCAAAATAATACTGCATACATGTCTTGTTATGTTTACAGTGACTTTTTTTCTTAAGATTGTTGTCATTGAGAATAGTTTAATGCATCTTATTGTGGCAGGACTATTGTATGCGATATTAGTTTTAATGACAGGGCGTTTTTTGAAATTGAATTATTTAGAATTTTTATATCCATTAATAAATAAAATTAAAAAAAATGGTTAATAGATTTAATTGTACAAACAGAAAAGGAGAATGTTTGTCCAATGTTTTGAATATTTAGATTTCCTTGTAGTGGAGGATTCAGAGTCTTAAATTTTTTAGTCAAAAAATCTTTAGGATTGATAGGGGATATTCTTGTTATGGTTTCTTTTACTTCAATTATTAATGGTTAATTACTATTGAAAAAATATATATGATTAAAAAGGTACTATAGAATTGTATCTGTCTCATAAAAATTACAAACAATGATTTTGAAACTTATATTTATAATGTGTTTTATGAATATGATTTACTAAGTATATCTGATAACAATAATCTTTAAAAAATGAAAATAACCTTAATTGCTGGGGCAAGGCCAAATTTTATGAAAATTGCTCCTATAATACATGCTATTCAGAATGCACAAAAAAAAGGAAAAGATATCTCATTCCGATTAGTGCATACAGGGCAGCATTTTGATGAAAAAATGAGTGCTACTTTTTTTAGAGAGCTTAATATTCCACAACCTGATGTTAATTTAGAATGTGGAGGAGGCAGTCAGGCAGAACAAACGGCAGCTATTATGATTGCTTTTGAAAAAGAACTGTTAATTAACCCTGTTGATTTGGTTTTGGTGGTTGGTGATGTGACATCAACAATGGCCTGTAGTATTGTTGCTAAAAAAGTGAATATAAAAGTAGCTCATGTTGAAGCAGGAATTCGCTCTTTTGATTTAACCATGCCGGAAGAAATAAATCGTATGGTTACAGATAGTATTACAGATTATTTTTTTACTACATCGGAAATTGCTAATACTAATTTGAGAAAATTGGGAGTTTCAGAAGAAGCAATTTTTTTTGTAGGTAATGTAATGATAGATACTTTGTTGGTAAATAAACCTCGCTTTTTACCTCCCTCAGTTTTTACAACCTTGGGGTTACAGAAAGATAATTATCTGGTTATGACTTTACATCGCCCTGCCAATGTAGATGAAGGTGAAAAATTAAGAGAGCTAATAGTAACTATTGTTAATAATGTTGCTGGATTACCAGTTTTGTTTCCAATACATCCAAGAACAGCCAAAATTTTTAGTGATTTAGGAATACAAGCTGAGAATCTTTTTATAATAGACCCTTTGGGTTATTTAGAATTCAATTATTTGGTTGCAAATGCCAAAGCAGTAATAACTGACTCAGGAGGAATCACTGAAGAAACAACCGTTATGGGTATCCCATGTATTACTTTAAGAGATAACACAGAGCGACCTGAAACAATTACTATAGGTACTAATGAATTGGTAGGCACTAACCCATCAGCCTTACTTCCGGTATTATCACAATTGCTAAATGGAAAGTGGAAAAAAGGAGGAATTCCTGAAAAATGGGATGGAATGGCAGCAGAAAGGATAGTTGAATGTCTTTTAAATTTGCAGTAAGTCACTGGTTTTAAGTTTTTTTAATAACTCTGATAAGATTTTAATATTTGTAAAACTTTGAAAAAATGAATATGACGATTGGCGAGAGTGTAAATTGTTTAGATTTAATAATAGAGTTTAAATGAGTACTAAGCAAAAAGCGTGGAGTGTAAAAGAAAATAATTTAGATAAATTTATTAAAATTGTTTTTTTTATAGTTAGTCCTATTTTCGGTTTTTTATATTCTTTAAAAAATATAAAAACCAAATCTTCGTATGTTATTTTCTTTCTAACTGCAATCTGTTTTGGTATTAGTTTTACTGTAGAAAGGCAAAGTGGAAATGAGAATGATTTTGATAGTTTTTTTTACAGGGAAGAATTTGAGTCTTTTCAAAGTGTAGATTATTTAGAATATATAGATGGTTTAAAAGATTTTTTAAGTTTTGATGAAGGAAGAAAAGATTATTATTATGAAACGATAGCTTTTTTTGTTTCTAGATTTACAAATAACTATCATTATTTGTTTGCTGTTTTTGCTATAGTTTTTTCTTTTTTTGCATTAAAAACGTTTCGGTTTTTAACGGAAGAGGAGAATTTTAAAAATAACTTATCGTCTTATATTCTCGCTTATATATTTTTAACAAATCAGATTTTTAATATCAATGGAGTTCGGTTTTGGACAGCAGCTTGGGTTGCCGTTTTTATAGTATTTCAGGTTTTTAGAAATAAAAAATATCAATATTTATTATTGATGGTACTACTTCCATTTATGCATGGCTCGTATTGGATATTTATTTTTGTTGTTTTTGTTTATATATTATTGAGTAGATTTTATAGGATTTTTATTGTTTTATTTTTCTTCAGTTTTATTTTTTCTTCAATATCGTTACAATTGGCAAAAGACAGTACAAGTTTTTTACCGATTTTTCTTGTAAAATTAATAGATTCATATACCAGTGCAGAAACGATTGAGAAGGTAAGTGCACAGGGGACAGGTTTTTTTTGGATAGCTAAAATTTTCAAAACCGTATCATTTACTTATATGAATTTACTAGTGTATTTGTTTATAAGGAATGAAAAATTAATTAAAGAAAACTTTAAAACGGAAAGTCTTTATAAATTTTTATTAGTATTAGTAACTTTTGCAAATTTTACGATGAGTATTCCGTCTTTAGGAGGAAGATTCTTTTTATTGTCTTACCCAATAATAGCTTATATATGGCTAATCAATTTTGGAAAGAACAGGTATAAATATATACTCTACTTTTTTCCTCTGGCATTCTTTTTCAATATTTATGAACAGCTTATTTTATATTTAAAGGTTACGGGTGTGTATTTCTATATTTCAAGTCCATTTTATATTGTTTATGAATATTTGTTTTAGAAGTATGTTTTTTAAATTATAAAATGCTTGTTAATAATTATAGATTACATAATTGAGAAATAAATAAAGACTTCTTTTATGTGTATTTAAAATGAAAGGATTTGATGTAAAATGTTTTAATAAAAATGAAAAATAAAAAAATTATAATTATTGCAAGTGCTATTTTTCCATTTCAATCTCCAAGAGCTAATAGGGCGACAGAGTTGGCCAAAGAGTTTGGTAAACAAGGACATGATGTGACTATCTATGGAGTATTAGGGGATTATGATTATTCAGTGTTTGAAGCTAAAAATAATGTCAAAGTTAAAAACATTGAAAAAATGACTTTTGCAACTTTGAATAGCGATAATTCTGGTAAAGATACTTTTCTAAATAAAATTTTAAGACGTTTATTAGGACGTTGGCTAGAGTTTCCAAATATTGAGTTCATGTTTAAGATGACTAAAATTCTTAAAAAAGAAAAAGGGACAGATATGTTGATATCCATCGCATATCCGCATCCTATTCATTGGGGATGTGCATTGGCAAAAGCGCGAATGGGAATTAAGTTCCCTAAACTGTGGGTGGCAGATTGTGGAGACCCTTATATGGGGAATCCAATTGAAACACCGGTTTTTTATTTTAAATATATTGAGAAGTGGTTTTGTCGGAATGTAGATTATATTACGATTCCGATAGAAGAAGGTAGATCTGCATATTATTCTGATTTTAGAGATAAAATTAAAGTCATTCCACAAGGTTTTGATTTTGATTTAGTGCGTATAGATTCAAAAGAGCCTAATAATGAAGTGCCTACATTTATTTATTCAGGTGTTTTTTATCAGGGAGTTAGAGACCCTAGAGTGTTTCTGGATTACCTTTCTAAGGTGTTAATTAATTTTAAATTTATCATTTATACACAATCAAAAGATATATTGGAACCCTATAAAAGTAAATTAGGAGAAAAACTTATTATAAAAGATTATGTAACCAGAGAGGAATTATTAGTAGAATTGGCTAAAGCTGATTTTTTAGTAAACTTTGAAAATGGAAATGCAGTACAGTCTCCCAGCAAGTTGATTGACTATGCTTTAGCAAAAAGACCCATAATGTCAGTATCGTCTTTTGCAATTGATGAAGATAATATTGAGAGGTTTCTGAAAGGTGATTACAGCGGAAAGTTAGAAGTGCATAATATTGATCAATATGATATCAGAAACGTAGCGAATAAGTTTATTTCGCTTAGTTCCGGTGATTTATTAAAGTAGTCTTTAGGATTATATTATAGTGTAAAAATAATAATAATGTGTGGTATATATATAACTAACATTCCTTATGAAAAGGAAGAAGTGTTGGACAAACTTAACTTAATAAAGTTTAGAGGACCTGATAATTTAGGGTACTTAAAAGAAGGGAATATTTCTTTAGGTCATCTAAGATTGGCTATTGTCGATTTGGATGTTCGTTCAAATCAGCCATTTTTTTATGATAAATATATTATCGTTTTTAATGGGGAAATATATAATTTTCAGGATATCAGGGATGAATTGAAAACTTTAGGCTACTCTTTTGAAACGACTGGTGATACAGAAGTTTTAGTAAAGGGATATGCAGCATGGGGTAAAGATCTTTTACCAAAGATTAATGGAATGTTTGCATTTGCGATTTATGATATTGAAAATGAAAAAGTTTTTTGTGCAAGAGACCGACTTGGTGTAAAGCCATTTTATTATTATTGGAAAGATGGTTTTTTTGAAATTTGTAGCCAATTAAAACCTCTAATGAATTCAGAGAGTGTAGTATCGGATGAAGCGATTTCAATTTATTTAGATTGTGGTTATGTGCCTTCTCCCTATTCAATTTTGAAAAATGTATTCAAGTTAAGTCCTGGGAAATTTATCGAAGTTGATTTAGTGGCCCAATCAATGAGTATTTCTGAATATTGGGATTTGGAACCAGTTACGGCTAGAGATATTTCGTATGAGGATGCTAAAGAAGAATTACACAAATTATTGATTGATGCCGTAAGAATAAGGATGGATTCAGATGTTCCATTAGGGACGTTTCTTTCAGGGGGGATAGATTCAGCGTTGGTTACTGCTATTGCGTCTAAAATATCTGCAGAAAAGATAAATACATTTACTATTGGATTTAATGATCCGAAGTTTGATGAAAGTAAAATAGCAGAAGAGTTTTCAAAAATTTTAGATACAAATCATAAAACTACATTTTGTAATGCAAATGATGCATTAAAATTACTGCCGAAATTTCAAGAAGTTTATGATGAACCTTTTGCTGATAGTTCAGCTCTGCCTTCATTGTTATTGAATTCAGTTACAAAAAAAGGAGTTACAGTCGCTTTATCTGGTGATGGTGGAGATGAAAGTTTTTTAGGATATAACTATTTTGAAAGCATCAGAAAAGCTACAGTTTTTTTTAGAATCCCCTACTTTATTAGAAGTTTACTGGGGCTTTTAATAATAAATAAAAAATCAAAATTTAAAGAGTGGCTTTTAATCAGGAATATTGACGATTTTATAGTAAGGGTTTTTGTTTCAGTGAATAGTTTGAATTTAGTGAAGAATGATTCATGGATAAATAGATATTACTCAATATTTAAAAAATTATCCTCAAATGAAATGCAAAGAGCTGCTGATCTAAATATTAAACTTTGGTTAGAAAATGATAGTAATGTTAAGGTTGATAGAGCGAGCATGGCTTATGCCGTAGAAGTTAGAAGTCCTTTTTTAGATTATAGAATAATTGAATTCGCTAGAAAGTTACCGGTAAGTTTTAGATATAAAAAAGCACTGAGAAAAAAGATTTTGAGAGATATATTGGAAGAGTATATACCTAGTTCCGTTTTTAATCAGCCCAAAAGAGGATTTTCTATACCATTAGATGATTGGATTAAAAATGACCTAAAAGATGATATCTTAAATTGTTTGAATGATTCATTTTTGAATAACGTACCTAATCTGGATGTTGAGAAATTCAAAGAACAATTGTATAATCATATGGAAGGTAAGGAGATTAATGGAACCAACATCTGGAAGTTATATATGCTTGCGAAATGGTCTGAGTATAATAATATTAGTCTGTGTTCAAAAACTAATTAGGTCGTATTAGTATTTTTTATTGTTGTTGCTTATCAATGGATAAGGAATACACTGTTTTTATAAGTGAAAGAATATTGATTATCCTTGATTACTGATGTTTCCTGTTCGAAATTTTTATGAAATATGAAAATCAAAATGCATGGAAATTATCATTCGTGTCATTACGGATCGTCAGACTCGAAATCAAAAATTAAATTAAAATAAAGAAAGGGTCTTATTATGGAAAAAAAGAGAGTCGTTTTTGTAGCGGCTTCTACTCAGGGTGGCGGTGCCGAAAGAATGCAAATCAATATCATGCATTCTCTTTCTGTTGAAAAATACGATGTCTTTTTTGTGAATACCAGCATTGAGCCTAAGCCTCAAAGTTTGAAACCACACATTAAATATATTCAATACAATAAAAGCCATGCCAAAAATGCATATCGTTTGTTGTCTAAAGATTTAAAGCATATTAATCCGCATTATATTTTTACCACATCCATTGTTGTTGCGTATTTGTTGCAGATCATACGTATGATGTCCAGGCTTAAATCCAGGTTGATTGTTCGTATTGCTGTACCACCATCGGAGTTGTCACATGGAGGATTAAAATCGTCGGTTCTCAGTATGATTAATTCGTTTACTCTTAAGCATGCAGACCTGATTATTGCTCAGACCGAATTTTCGAAAACAGATGTTGCCAGGCACTATAAAGTACCGCTGACAAAAATAAAAGTAATCAGAAATATTGTTGATCAATCGTTATTGGACGAAAGTGGAGATCTGTATTTTCCGGGTGAATTTATTAGCGGGAATTATAACGTAGTAGCTGCGGGAGCCTTATATTCTGTAAAAGGATTTGACCTTTTAATTCATGCTATGAAAGAAGTGGTAAAGCACAATATAGCAACCCGTTTATATATTTTAGGTGATGAGCGATATGAGACGGGATACAAAGCCCAATTGCTGAATATGATAAAAGATAATCAATTAACAAATCATGTTTTTTTATTAGGCCATCAATCGAATCCTTATCCGTATTATAAAAATGCCGATTTGTTTGTATTGTCTTCACGTAAAGAAGGTTTCCCAAATGTTGTTTTAGAAGCATTATATTATGGAATCCCGGTTGTTGCAACCAATTGTGTGGATTTTTCGGAGGTCATCAATAATGGCGTAAATGGATACATTGTTCCTAAAGATTCGGTAAATGATTTATCGGAAGGGATAATTATGGCTATAGATCATTTGAAAAAGACTACTACTAACAAGATTGTTAATTATAATTACGAGCAAATTTTTAGCTGATGCATTTAGTTTCTGTTATTATTCCGACCTATAAACCCGGAGATTATATATATCAATGCTTCGAGTCGCTTTCTGTTCAGACTTGCGGCAATTCTGTATTTGAGGTTGTAGTTGTCTTAAATGGGGAAAGAGAGCCTTATTATGATAGTATAGCGTCAGCGCTGAAAAAGCACAATGTTAATTACAAGCTGTTCTATACAGATATCCCCGGGGTATCAAATGCAAGAAATATAGCGCTTGATTATGTCGCAAACAGTAATACATCGTATGTTGCCTTTTTGGATGATGACGACAGATTAAGTCCGTCTTTTGTAGAAGAATGCTTAAAAAAGGCACAACCAGATGTCATTGTGGTATCCAATACCAAAACCTTTGTTGAAAACACAGATGAAAAGCTCGGTGATGATTATCTCTCCAGTTGTTTTAAAAAAAATCAGGGAAAAAAATATAATATCATAAATTACAGGAGTTTTCTATCAACAGTATGCGCGAAACTCATTCCGTTATCTGTTATCGGAAAAACCAGATTTGATACGCATTTTGCTATCGGTGAAGATTCCTTATTTGGTTTCGAAATATCCGGCAGCATAAATGAAATGAGCCTGGCAGACGAAAAAGCTGTTTATTTTAGAGGTTTACGGCCATTATCGGCAAGCAGAAAAAAACAAAAAAAAATACCCCGTATTTTATGCAGCTTAGGCTTGTGTAAAAAGTACTCACAGGTTTATTTTACGCATTGGAGACAGTACAGTTTCAAGTTTTATATAACGAGAATTTTAGCTGAAATGCAATATATTTTTAAAACCCTTATCCATTAATAATAACCGACTTAAAGAAAATAAATAATGAAATATACTTTTGAAGTTATTACATCTCCCGATATTTTGTGGGATAAA
This region of Flavobacterium inviolabile genomic DNA includes:
- a CDS encoding glycosyltransferase — protein: MEKKRVVFVAASTQGGGAERMQINIMHSLSVEKYDVFFVNTSIEPKPQSLKPHIKYIQYNKSHAKNAYRLLSKDLKHINPHYIFTTSIVVAYLLQIIRMMSRLKSRLIVRIAVPPSELSHGGLKSSVLSMINSFTLKHADLIIAQTEFSKTDVARHYKVPLTKIKVIRNIVDQSLLDESGDLYFPGEFISGNYNVVAAGALYSVKGFDLLIHAMKEVVKHNIATRLYILGDERYETGYKAQLLNMIKDNQLTNHVFLLGHQSNPYPYYKNADLFVLSSRKEGFPNVVLEALYYGIPVVATNCVDFSEVINNGVNGYIVPKDSVNDLSEGIIMAIDHLKKTTTNKIVNYNYEQIFS
- a CDS encoding glycosyltransferase family A protein, with translation MHLVSVIIPTYKPGDYIYQCFESLSVQTCGNSVFEVVVVLNGEREPYYDSIASALKKHNVNYKLFYTDIPGVSNARNIALDYVANSNTSYVAFLDDDDRLSPSFVEECLKKAQPDVIVVSNTKTFVENTDEKLGDDYLSSCFKKNQGKKYNIINYRSFLSTVCAKLIPLSVIGKTRFDTHFAIGEDSLFGFEISGSINEMSLADEKAVYFRGLRPLSASRKKQKKIPRILCSLGLCKKYSQVYFTHWRQYSFKFYITRILAEMQYIFKTLIH